A single Geobacillus kaustophilus DNA region contains:
- a CDS encoding ISL3 family transposase: MLSIPLGLPEFKVIKQELLSYGYAIHVEKTETQERCPHCGFATSSVHDRRTRKVRDLAIFHQPVYLFIKVKRYRCWNCSQVFSASLESIPPNQHYTNRFCEYLYELCEGSTIQEVSRKHRIPYTTLERIYYSIASKKAKERQTAIEASSQEGMVLSLDEIAVKKGHQYETVLMDARAGSVMGMHADRQCDSAINLLSQNILSKEMVQTVILDMWEPYHKAVRALFPSASIVIDKYHVVQKVTQALDQARKEFSPLKKARYLLLKGCEKLRKDQRLRLDDILEEYPALSIAYYLKELFRDFYRTDGYHEAKERLEEWIKLAKQSPFASFQKAANTLERWKEPILSYFLCPYTNARIEGTNHKIKNIKRRAYGYRNLERFRLRVFLECTGNTTGSQAA, encoded by the coding sequence CAGAATTTAAAGTGATTAAACAAGAACTTCTTTCCTATGGTTATGCGATTCATGTAGAGAAAACAGAGACACAGGAACGTTGCCCTCATTGTGGGTTTGCCACTTCCTCTGTCCACGACAGACGGACAAGAAAAGTACGGGATTTGGCGATTTTCCATCAACCGGTGTACTTGTTCATAAAGGTAAAGCGCTATCGGTGCTGGAATTGTTCTCAAGTGTTTTCCGCCTCTTTGGAATCGATTCCACCCAATCAACACTACACCAATCGATTTTGTGAGTACTTGTATGAACTTTGCGAAGGCTCCACCATTCAAGAGGTTAGCCGAAAGCACCGCATCCCATATACAACATTGGAACGCATTTATTACTCCATCGCATCGAAAAAAGCAAAAGAGCGTCAAACAGCGATAGAAGCATCTTCTCAAGAAGGAATGGTGCTTAGTTTAGATGAAATCGCTGTAAAAAAGGGACATCAGTATGAAACTGTATTGATGGATGCCAGAGCCGGATCGGTCATGGGAATGCATGCCGATCGCCAATGTGACTCCGCCATCAACTTGTTGAGCCAAAATATCCTGTCGAAAGAAATGGTCCAAACGGTGATTCTTGACATGTGGGAACCTTATCATAAGGCGGTTCGCGCCCTGTTTCCATCTGCTTCGATTGTCATCGATAAGTACCATGTGGTTCAAAAAGTGACACAAGCCTTGGATCAAGCAAGAAAGGAATTTTCTCCATTGAAAAAGGCTCGATATCTTCTCTTGAAAGGCTGTGAAAAGCTTCGTAAGGACCAACGGCTTCGATTAGACGATATCTTGGAGGAGTATCCGGCACTTTCCATTGCTTATTATCTGAAAGAGTTGTTTCGGGATTTTTACCGAACCGATGGATATCATGAAGCAAAGGAACGCTTGGAAGAATGGATTAAGTTAGCCAAACAGAGCCCTTTTGCTTCTTTTCAGAAAGCAGCCAACACGCTTGAAAGGTGGAAGGAGCCTATTCTTTCCTACTTTTTGTGCCCATATACGAATGCCCGAATTGAGGGGACGAATCACAAGATCAAAAACATCAAACGCCGGGCATATGGCTATCGAAATCTAGAACGGTTTCGTTTGCGTGTATTTCTGGAGTGTACAGGGAACACTACAGGCAGTCAGGCTGCTTAA